GGCGTCCTCCTTGAACGTACGGGAAATTCCCAGGTCGATGAGGACAATGCCCCCCACCGTGACCATGACGTTACTCGGCTTGAGATCACGATGAATGATGGGGACGCCACAACATGTATGTAGCTCGCTCACCGCGTCACATAGGTCGGGAAACCACAAGCGCACAAAGGAAAGACGCGCTTCGGGAGTGTCCAATCGACCAACGTACGTCCCCAGCGTGGCTCCCCCCACGTGCTCCATGACAACCGTAAGATATCCGTCAGCATGCGTGCACTCGTAGATGCGCGGCAGGTGCACGAGACGCGTTCCTCGTCGCTGAGCGGCACGCACGGTCTCGTACGCACCACCCAGACCCTTTTCGTCGCGTATGATCTTGCGCACAAGAGGACCGTGCTCACGGCCATCTTGGGCAACGAGGTAGACGAGCTGGGTCTGCTCGTCCCCACCCTGCTTGAGAACCCGCTCGACGCGGTAGCCATCAGGAACGCCCAACCCACTTAGCTGGGCGGCAAGCTCTCTGTCAAGGTCATCAGTCTCCATGTCGGCAATCATAGCAAACGCAGGGGGCGAGGCACGAACAGCGCCCCGCCCCCTGCGCGCAGATAAGACCCCGCCTAGCAGACGGTCCGCTCGTCAAAGCGATAGAGCTCCTCGTTTACCTTCTGGAGCGAGCATCCCCGATCGAGACAGAAGATGATAATGGCGTCACGACGGTTCTTGGAATACAGCTCGCTCACGCCGGCGGCGGTCAGCAGACGGTTGGTCTCTCGGCGGTCAAGCGCCATCGCGAGGGCAATGGACAGCACCTTGTCACGATCGGGGTGACACTTCTTGCCCGAGAAGATCTCGCGCCCATAGTGCTCCGCCAGGCCTGACATCCGAACGACGCGCGACTGCTTGAGGTTCTTCTCGGCAAGCAGCTGCTGGAGGTAGTCGGCGAGCGACCGGTCGGTCATGTCCCGGTCGTGCTCCTCGAGAAAATCGCCCAGGTTGGAAGACGAGACAAGATCGTTGAGCAGCTCCTCCGTCAAAGGCTCACTCACGATTGACCCCTCCTACGCAACGTCCCAGCTCGCCGTAGCATCGTTGCTCATTATGGAGCCAAAGTACAGGATTTTTACGGTCCCGTCCTCGAAGTAAAGCGTTCCCGACTTTGAGCCGCCCGCAGACAGCGTCCCCGAATTCAGGGCGCCGTCTTTGTCGCCCGCAGAGCCTGAGTAGAACGTAGCGTATTCCTGAGCGCCGTTTGCGTCCTCGCCCTTCCAGTCGTACTCGTTGTAGCTCGCCGAGTCGCTGCCGTTGTTGGTGTAGGTCACGTTCACGCCCACGACGGTCGACCCGTCGTAGTTGGTCAAGCTCGCGTCAACGGAGTCGACGGAAACGGACAGGCCGTTCTCAAGGTCGATGGAAGCTCCAACGGCAAGGTCCGTGGTCGCCTGCTGCTCGGCGTCCGCGCTGTCGTCCGAAGTCGTGGTCGAGCTCGTGCTGTCTGCGGGAGCGCTCGTCGACGTGCTCGACACGCTCGGACCATCAACGGCCTTGTTCAGCGCCGCCGTCGTGGCAGTCTGCATAACAAGAACGATGATGAAGGCCACCACGTTGATGACGACCGCCGCGATGGCGAGCGCCTTGCCCGAGTGCTTGCCCCGCACGGTGCCCACCACGCCTACGATGGCAAGCACCGCACCCACCAGTGCGATGAGCGCGGAGATGTTGTTGAGGATGGGCATCCACGAGCTGACCAGTGCGATGATGCCCAGCACCAGCCCCGCTATTGCCATACCAGACTTCGAGACGCTTGCGTCGTGCTTACCCATATCTATCTTCTCCATCTCTGCGCACCATCGCGCTCCTGCACCGGCCCTCTCATTGTGGCGAAGGTACCTGACAAAAACCTGATCTGACAGCTCCGATTGGGCATTTTCTTGACTCGCGCTATGCTGTCACACAGGGCAATCCCAGGAGGCTTTGATGTCGCACAAACTCACCGAGCAGGAGCAAGGCATGATCTTGTCCCTCGCCAAGCTGCTTGGCAAAAGGCTCAGCACGGACCAGCGCAGCAACGCGGGAGGCATTGCGAGCGGACTCGTGCGCCTACGCAAGGAGCGCCTCGCGTCAGAAGACGTGGACGGGGTGCTCGAGAAGTACGGTGCCGGCAAGGAGGTGCGCCGCGACCTTGAGGAGCTCGGGGTGCTCGTACCCGAGAAGAGCAAAACGCCCGGCTCGAACGCCGACGACACCTACGTCCTCGTACTCCCCCAGGAACCAGAGGAAGACCGCATGGCGCTGCAGACGCGGACGCAAAAGACAACACGTGCGATTGCGACCGCCACTGTTTCCAAGCCGCCGATGCGACAGGTGCAGAAACGAAAGATCGCGCGCTCGCTTACGAGCTTGGGATGCGTGCGCAAGCAGAGCCCCGAGCTCAACGAGGTCAGACGCAAGATCATTGGCCTTGATCCGCGCCTGTGGATCAACGGCTGGCTGCTCAGCACGCCCGAGGCCTACGCCAGCTACGAGAAGGAGCTCATCGCCCTGGATCATGCGCTTGTAGGAGCCACGTCTCTAGGTGACGGCACGCTCAGCGGCCGCGAGCTCTCCTACCGGATCTTTGGTGACGAGAAGTTCCTGAGCGTCGACGGTGACGGTCGCAAGCTCCTGCACTTCATGGGGCTCACCGACATTGTGCGCTGCCATCCACAAGCCAAGCTTGGCCTGCTGCATCACATCCCGCGCCATCACGACCGCATGCGTCTGGTGGTGTCCGAGAACCTCGATCCCTGGCTCAACATGCGCGACGCGATGTACCTCGACGGAAGAAAGCGCATCCTGGGCGAGCGCGTGCACGGCGTAATCTTTGGGACCGGCTACCTGGTCAACGATCCTCACAAGCTTCCCGATCTTCTCGACACGCTGGGCGCAGACGAAATCGAGGTCCTCTACTGGGGAGACATCGACCGCGCAGGCCTGTCCATCCTCTCCAAGCTTGTTGACGAGACCGCGGGGCGCTTCGCGGTGACTCCCTTCGCCGAAGCCTACCATCTCATGCTCGAGCGCGCCATGGAGCGCTTCCCTGACCCTCTTGACAACGAGACGACCGACCAAGAGGCGGTCCCGCTAGCCGGGCTCGACCTGATGGAGCCCCTGCTCAAGAAGAGGGAAATGGCCTATCTGCGCGACGTCGTGGAGAACAGTCGCCTCCTCCCGCAAGAGATTTTGACGCGCTCGGACCTGTAAGCGCGCTTGCCTGAGGGACCCATCCACATCCCAGGGCGCGCAACGGGTACATCCACGCTAGGTTACGTTCGAGGAGGCATCTATGGCATCCATCACTGTCAAGCGCGTCTACGAGCAGCCCGAGGACACGGACGGCCTGCGCGTTCTTGTCGACCGGCTCTGGCCCCGGGGCGTCTCGAAGGAGCGCGCCGCCCTTGACCTGTGGAGCAAGGACGTCGCACCCTCGCCAGAGCTGCGGCGCTGGTTCGGCCATGACCCGGAGCGCTTCTCGGAGTTTTCCGCTCGCTACGAGGACGAGCTGGCTTCCTCATCGGCTGCGGCTGCGTTTTTGGACACATGCCGTGAGAAGCTCGCGTCGAATCGCAACGTCACGCTGCTCTATGCCGCCAAGGATCCCGCCTGCAATCACGCGCTCGTTCTCAAGGCATGGCTCGAGCGCGGGCTGGACTCATCCGGTAAGTAGGCGTGGGCGACAAGCTCCGTCAGGCACCCGTTAGAACAGCGAAAGAACCAGCCCCAGCGCCCACAGCACGAGGATGACCACGTAGGGCCAGAAGTGCGCGCGCGTGATGGCCGCGAACTCGCGGATGAAGGCGGCCGGCCAGTACCAGCCACGCGTGTGGCTCCCCACGCCATCGGCAGAGATCCCCAGCTCATGGGCATACTCTGCGCAACGAAAGACGTGATAGTCACTCGTCACCACGGCGCAGCGATACGGCGCTCCGTCCGCACGCGCATCCATGAGCTCCTTGGAGAAGCGCAGGTTCTCCATCGTGGTCGTGGAGCGCTCCTCCTTGACAATCGACCCTGCGGGAATGCCCTTTCGCAGCGTCAGATAGCGATACATCGCCTCGGCCTCAGATATCTCCTCGTCAGAGCCCTGCCCGCCCGATACCACCAGAAGGCCCCCTCTCCCCTGCCGCTCCCAGAGCTCAAGGGCCTTGTCGACACGACCGGCCAGAAGCGGGGTCAGCTCGGTACCTGAGAGCCCGGCACCATGTATGACAATGAAGTCGTACGTGCGGCGGCGCGGAAGGGCGCGATAGAGCCATGAGTAGAGCAAGAGCGCCACGAGCGTGAACGAAAACCACATGCCCTCCCACACGAAGAGCTCCAAGATCGAAACGACCCACGCGGGTGCGCTCATTATGCCCGCAGCGGGAATGACCGCGTACATCGACAAGATGAACAGCGCGAGCGCCACGGGAAGAAGCGAGGCCGCAGAGAGCCCGTTTCGACGCACGACCACGACACCGTTGACGATCAATGCCAGCGCCGCAACGATTGGAAAGAAAAGAACAAGAAGGAGGAGCGGCACGACCATCCATTGCTGCCCATAGCGCATGAGCAGTATGAGCGCGGTAACGAGAACGAACAGCAGCAGGTAGATGGCGTTTCTAAACTGCCGGGGCTCGCGATGATAGGACACAAGAAAGAGCGCCCCGAACACGATGATCGGTGACCAAAGAACCATCTGGAGTATGAAAAGCCCTATGTCCACATGTGCTCCGTTCGTCTCGAATGGACTGTATCGTAGCGCATGAGACGCGCGCGACAAATCGAGCCAACTGGTCCTCGTAGCTCTTCTCGATCTGGTGAATGCGCTGAGAGAGAAACTCGTTCTGCGGCATCCTCAGGTCGTGTCTCTCGCATGCCCACGCGGGCATAAAAGTCTGCCACGTCGCTTACCGTCTCCTGCGCAGTTCCTGACGCCGCGCCAAAGCGAACCTCACCGGGATGCGCATAGGTGAGCTCTCCCTCGATGAAGGTGGCATCCATGCCCTGGGCGACGCTGATGACGGTGTTCTTCCAGCCAAATCGTGCGGCGACGCGCTCCTCGCTTGTGGTGCCGTTCAAAAGGGGGACGACGCGCGTCCGAGGACCGACGAGGTCTTCCGCAACAACGAGAGTGCCCGCAAGACCCGTCGCTTTCGTCGCGAGAATCACCAAGTCGGTCGGAGAGGCATCTTGTGACGGAATCGTCTTGACACGACAGGGAACTCCGTTGATCGCAAGGGCTTCCCCTTGATGACGCTCGAAGCGAGCGCCGTCCATGACGTACTCGACGGCATCAGGTCCAAGGCTTCGCGCGATCAGGTCGCCATAGAGCAGACCGAGGGCCCCTCTGCCGATGATGGCAGCCTTTTATATAGCCATGCGGACCTCCCAGAGATATCTAGGCGCAGCTGCCAGCTTACACCCCACGCATCCCACAACAAAAACCGGCGGGACGTAATACGTCCTGCCGGTCTTGAACGCACTTCTCTGCCCGCAAGCTACTTGTCGACTGACGCCTTATAGATCTCGGCCACCGACTCGGCGAGCGTGCTGTTGAACTCCCCGTCACTTTGCTGGGCCAAGAGACCCTGCAGAAGCGCACGCGAGAAGCTCGCGATGAGCCCGGGGTTCTTGACCAGGCGGGCATCGGCCTCGTCCCGCGTGTAGCCACCCGAGAGCGCGACCACGCGAACGACCTGCGGACGCTCCATGACGTCACTGTAGAAGCCGTCAACGGTGGGGATGGACACCTTGAGCATGATCTTGGCGTCGGCTGGCATCTCGTCGAGGTGCCGCAGAATCTCCTCCTTGAGCAGCGCCTCCGCGTCGGCCTTGTCCTCGCTGAAGATGGAAACCTCTGGCTCCAGGATGGGGACCAGACCGTGCGAGGCAATCTGACGACCCATCGCGAACTGCTGGTCAACGATCGCCTTGACGCCCTTGCGGTTTGCGTGCTTGATGACCGAGCGCTCCTTGGTCCCAAAGACGTGACGCGCGACCGCACGGTCAAGCAGATCGTCAAGGCCGGGGATGTCCTTCATGAGCTGCACGTCGTCCTTCTCGGCAGAGAGGCCCTTGTCGACCTTCAGGATGGGCACGACGCCCTTGGTGTCCCAGAGGTAGTCTGACGTGTAGGAACCCTCAATCTTACGGTCCATCGTATTCTCGAACAGAATGGCCGCCAGAATGTGCTCGGAGCTAAACGAGGGGCTCGTGATGATGCGCGTACGCATGGCGTGCACCAGGTCGAACATCTCGTCATCGGTGTTGTATGCGTCGTTTTTGACGCCATAGAGCTCGAGCGCCTTGGGGGTGCTTCCTCCGCTCTGATCAAGCGCCGCTATGAAGCCCTTCCCGTGATGCATGCGCTCCAGCTGCTTCGCGTTCATGTTGCATTCCCTTCCTTGCGACGGGGTCTCTTGATGTGCCTATGCGACGTTATACCCGTAAGGGAGACAAACATAGCGGGGAAGAAAGAGGCTGCGCACGAGAGGGATGGGGCCACGCTAGAAGGGGAAGCAACTCCAGCCCGCAAAACGCCTACGCGTGGATGCGGGTTCCAGACTCGCCAGCCACGGCCTCGCGCGCGTGCTCAAGGGAGCCGATGACGCAGACGCGCCCCGGCCGACTCCGTACGAACTTGATTGCCGCCCGGACCTTGGGCTCCATTGAACCCTTCCCAAATTGGCCGGCGTCGGCGTAGCCCTGAGCCTCGCTGGCACTCAGCTCGATGAGCTCCCTCTGATCGGGCCTCCCAAAGTTGATGGCAACGTGATCGACGGCGGTGAGCAGTACGAGCACGTCAGCAGAGCAATCCTCCGCGAGGAGCTCACCGCCCATGTCCTTGTCGATGACGGCGGCCACGCCCCGGTAGGCACCCTTGTCCGAGGGGTCACGAACCACGGGGATGCCGCCTCCTCCGCAGGCGACGACGATGAATCCGTCATCAAGCAGGTTCAAGATCGACTCCGCCTCGACGATCTTCCTCGGCTCGGGAGACGCGACGACGCGTCGCCACCCGCGACCCGAGTCCTCGACGAACGCCATCTCGGGGTGAGCCGACCGCTCGGCGTCGGCCCTCTCCCTCGTCAGGAACTGCCCGATGGGCTTGCTCGGGTTCGCGAAGGCGGGGTCCTCCGGGTCGACCTCGATCTGCGTGACGACCGTGGCCACGTGCCAGCGCTTGTAGGCCTTGTGCATCGCTGCTCCGAGACCCTGCTGCAAGTGGTAGCCGATGTAGCCCTGGCTCATGGCCCCGCACTCGGGCAGGTCCATGGCAGGCACGGTGGGATCGTCGTCGTGAGCGAGCGAGAAGGCCTTCTGAATCATGCCGACCTGCGGGCCGTTGCCATGGGTGATGATGATCTCGTTGCCCCGCTCGATGACGCCGAGAAGCACCGGTGCCACCTCGCGAACCCGTGCGGCCTGCTCCTCCGGTGTGTCGCCAAGGGCGTTTCCGCCCAGTGCGATGACGACGCGACTGGGCCTGTCGCTGATGCCTGGCATACCTTGCCCCTTCCTCTTTTGAATGTTTCTTCTAGGCGCGAAGGGGGCACATCACGCGTGTCCCCTTCGCGCGTTCAAGCATGAAAGCAAAACGTTGCTAAGAACGGGCCTACCCCAGCGTCGCGTACATGACGGCCTTGATGGTGTGCAGGCGGTTCTCCGCCTCGTCGAACACGCGCGAGCGCGGCCCCTCGAAAACGGAGTCGGTCACCTCCATCTCCGAGATGCCGAAGCCCTGGGCGATCTGCGCGCCCACCGTGGTGTTCGTGTCATGGAAGGATGGGAGGCAGTGCAGGAATATGGCATCGTCCGCGGCCATCCCCATGACCTCGTCGGTTACGCGGTAGGGAGACATCAGAGCAATCCTGCTCTCCCAGAGCTCCTTGGGCTGCCCCAGGCCCACCCACACGTCCGTGTAGACCGCATTGGCGCCTGAGACGGCCTCCTTGACGTTGTCAGTGACCGAAAGGTGCGCACCCGTCTTGGCAGCCTCGTCCTGGCAGCGCTCCCAGATCCAGGGCTGGAAAGTGCGGTTGCCGGGAACGTCTTCCTGCGGGCCGCACTGGCAGAAGTCGATGCCGAGCTTGGAGCAGATGACGGCGAGGGAGTCCGCCGTGTTGCCCACCTGACCCATGAAGACGATCTTCTTGCCCTTCAGATCGTCGCCGAATTCCTCGCGCATGGTGAGGATGTCAGCGAGGGCCTGGGTGGGATGAAACTCATTGGTCAGACCGTTCCAGACGGGAACGCCGGAGAAGCGGGCGAGCTTCTCGACCTTCTCGTGCTCGAAGCCACGATACTCGATGCCATCGAACATGCGGCCCAAGACACGGGCGGTGTCGGCGATGGACTCCTTATGCCCCATCTGGGAGCCGCTGGGATCAAGATAGGTGGTTCCCATGCCCAGGTCGTGTGCACCCACCTCGAAGGCACAGCGCGTGCGCGTGGAGGTCTTCTCGAAGACGAGGGCGACGTTTTTGCCCTCTAAGTAACGATGAGGAACACCGGCGCGCTTCATGCGCTTGAGGTCGACAGAAAGATCGAGAAGGTACTCTATCTCCGAGGTGGTGAAGTCCAGCAGGGACAGGAAGCTACGTCCCTTGATATTGACGCCCATGATTGGTTCCTTTCGAAGGGATTGACGGGGGACCCACCGTCTCGCGGGTCAGCCCCGGTTTAGATTTCTTCACGCCAGAACGGCATGCTCATGCAGCGGGGGCCTCCACGACCACGGGAGAGCTCGGCCGAGGGCACGACGAGAAGCTTCATGCCGTTCTTGCAGAGCAGGTCGTTGGTCACCACGTTGCGCTCGTAGACGCATACCACACCGGGCTTCACGCACAGGGTGTTGGAGCCATCGTTCCACTGCTCGCGAGCCGCCAGGACCGGGTCCCCTCCGCCGCATTCGATGAGCTGGACGGAGTCAATCCCCAGGGCCTTCTCGAGAATGTGCTCGAGCGTGTCGTCTATCTCGGCGATTCTTACCTCGCCCTTGGTTGCGCCGGGGGTCAGTCGATAGACCTTGAGCGTGCCGAGGATGTTGGGGTGGACGGTGAACTTGTCGACGTCAACCTGCGTGAAGACGGTGTCCAGATGCATGAAGGCATAGGACGCGGGAATCTTGAAGGCGAGAATCTCCTCGATCTCGCACTCCTCGTCGCCCCAGAACATGTTCTGTGCCATCTGGTCGATGGCAGCGGCCTCGGTGCGCTGAGAGAGCCCGACGGCGAGGGTATGACGGCCAAAGTTGAGGACGTCGCCGCCCTCGGTATGGAATGAGCTCTTGCGGTCGTACCAGAGCGGAACGCCCCTGTACTCCGGATGATGCGTGAAGATGGTCTCGCCGAGCAGCGTCTCGCGATTGCGGTTGTAGTGGTACATGTGACTCATGTTCACGCCATTCCCCACGACTGCGAAGGCGTCTCGCGTGAAATAGCTGCTGGGCAGGGGGTCGATAAGCGAGTCGGGATCGTCCTTGGTCGCGTCCAGCTCGGCGAGCGTGTGCGCCGAGCGGTGCGGCAGCTCGACCTCCTTGCGGCGTATGCCGCGAAAGACTCGCTTCACGAACTCGCCCGTGTCCTCGATGGAATCCAGGAACTCGCGTGCCGCGGCGGCATACTCCTTGCCGGGAAGCCTGCTCTCGGCGAGATAGGTGTTGGTAAACTCCCCACGGGCATCGGGGTCCGCGTCAAGAGCCTCCTTCAGCAGGTCCTCGAGGTAGAGCACCTCTGCGCCCTCCTGGCGCAGGAGCTCGGCGAACCTGTCGTGCTCCTCCTGAGCCCTCTCCAGATACAGAGCGTCGTGGAACCAGACGCGGTCGAAGTCCTCGTCACCAAAATAGACCATGTCGAGCCCCGGTCGATGGAGCATGACCTTCTTCAAGGGCCCGATCTCGGTATGAACGTTCAAACCCTTAGGCATGAAATCGTACCTCCCACTTTCTTTCTTGGTTACCGTGCCACCGGTGACCATCGTGTACTACGTATCGTCACCCAGTCGAACAAACCGCCCGCATGGTTGCCCCTATGCCGGCATGAGACCGGAGATGGTCGTAAAGGCAATGCCCGCCACGACCAAGAAGGCCATGAGCTTCCAGCTCCCCTTCCACCACTTGACGAGGGGGATGCCGCAGATCGCAAGGCCAGCGACCATCATTCCGCTCATGGGACTGAGGATGTTGGCGAGCTTGTTCGCCATGTCCACACCCGTGATGGCGGCCTGGGCGTTAAGACCCATGAGCTCGGTCAAGGGGCCGATGATGGGCATCGTCAGCGCGGCGAAGCCAGAGGAGCTCGGAACGAGCAAGGACAGCAGGGCCAGGAAGACGTACAGCAGCACCGAGTAGATCGCGGGGGGCATGCCGGAGAGCGTGGTGGCCAGACCGTAGAGTATGGTGTCGATGATCTGGCCGTTCTGGGCGATGATCAGGACCGCGCGCGCCAGGCCGATGATGATGGCCGCATATGCAAAGTCCTTGACGCCGTTTACGAACTCCTCGGCGATCTGGTGCTCGTTGAGTCCTCCGACAATCCCGGAGAGGATGCCAATCGCAAGGTAGATGCCCGAGAGCTCGTTCATGTACCAGCCCTGTGTCACCAGGCCCCAGACCATGACGATCATTCCGACGAGGAACACGACTAGGACGGCCTTCTGATGGCCGGTAAACGTTGACCTGTCGAGCTCGTCGTCTCCGGCGCCCTCCGCCATCTCGCTGCGCTTGGCGAGATCTTCCTCGTACACGATGGAGCGCTTCGCGTCTTTCCTGACCTTGTTCGCATAGTGCATAACGAAGGCGATGCCGACACCCGTGAGGATGACCCAGTAGATACTTCTAAGCCAAATCTGGGGATTGTCCGTGATGCCCACGATGCCTTGGGCCACGAGCGTGTTGAACGGATTAACGACGCCCGCCATATAGCCCACGCTGGGACCAACGAAAACGACCATGAACGCGGTGAAGGAATCAAAACCCATGCCGATCATAATCGGCACGAAAATCGCGAAGAAGGGCAGCGTCTCCTCGGACATCCCGAACATGGTCCCGCCGAGCGAGAAGAGAATCATCGTTATGGGAATGATGAGTATGTCATTTCCCCTGAGCGATTTCACCAGGCGCTTCATGCCAGCCTCTATGGCACCCGTCTTCGTGATGATTCCGAAGGCACCACCGACTATGAAGACGAACGCCACGACGTCAATGGCAGCCTGGATACCTTCCGTGGGTGCCATGAACAGGTCGAAGACGCCTTGGCGAAGGTCGGTTGTAACGCCGTCCTCGTCGGTGGATACCTTGTCCAAGCTCTCATAGGTATCGGCGACGGTCACCTCGCGGCCGTTTACCTCGGTCCTCTGATACTGGCCGGATGGTATCACCCACGTGAGAATCGTAACGGCCGCAAGTAGCGCGAAGATGATGGTGTACACATGCCATAACCTGGACTTCTTGGGCTCTTTTTCTTGTCTAGCCTCTTTTGCCATGCCCCACTCCTCTTCAGCTTATAACAATACGTTTCAATACCAGCTGGTACAGTAAGCATACCCGTAGAGGGGTGATTGCCACAAGGTAAATTTTATCTGCATTCTGCGAGCGGTAGAAAAATAGCGAGAAAACCCCCACACCGTCCTGCGGCCTCAAGCTGACATCCTAGGCAAACCGATCTAGAAGTCAAAGACCATGAGGCTTCCGACGACGTAGTTCTTTGCGATAAGGAGCGGCTTACCGTCGCTGTCCACCAGATCGATGAGCTCCATGAACAGGGGCTCCCCCATGGGGACCTCAAGCTGCTTCGACATTTCCACATCCGCCTTGGCAATGCGAAGCGAGCAGTGCACGTGCCCGCCGGCCTTTCGACCGAGGTTCTCCTCTATCAGACCGAAGATGCCCGGCTCCCTCATTACCCCCTGCCGCAGAAACTCGAAGCCCTCTATGGGAGTGAGGCTGTTCTCGAGCATTACGGGCATCCCATCTGCCGTACGCACTCGTTGGATACGAAGAAGATTGCTGCCCTTGGGAAGCCCGAGGAACTCGAGGTCCCGTTGGTCCCCCATTATCTCGTCCACCCGCATCACCCTGGTTCCGGGCTGCTTGCCGGCGGCCTCACACATCTGAGCGAACGTCAGGACCTCTGGCGTCTGGGTAATCTTCCTCTCAAGCGGGGCAGCGCTCACAAAGGTGCCC
This is a stretch of genomic DNA from Thermophilibacter immobilis. It encodes these proteins:
- a CDS encoding YfcC family protein, giving the protein MAKEARQEKEPKKSRLWHVYTIIFALLAAVTILTWVIPSGQYQRTEVNGREVTVADTYESLDKVSTDEDGVTTDLRQGVFDLFMAPTEGIQAAIDVVAFVFIVGGAFGIITKTGAIEAGMKRLVKSLRGNDILIIPITMILFSLGGTMFGMSEETLPFFAIFVPIMIGMGFDSFTAFMVVFVGPSVGYMAGVVNPFNTLVAQGIVGITDNPQIWLRSIYWVILTGVGIAFVMHYANKVRKDAKRSIVYEEDLAKRSEMAEGAGDDELDRSTFTGHQKAVLVVFLVGMIVMVWGLVTQGWYMNELSGIYLAIGILSGIVGGLNEHQIAEEFVNGVKDFAYAAIIIGLARAVLIIAQNGQIIDTILYGLATTLSGMPPAIYSVLLYVFLALLSLLVPSSSGFAALTMPIIGPLTELMGLNAQAAITGVDMANKLANILSPMSGMMVAGLAICGIPLVKWWKGSWKLMAFLVVAGIAFTTISGLMPA
- a CDS encoding GntR family transcriptional regulator; amino-acid sequence: MELVEKSGLPLFQQIVEDMRGSIEAGRYVPGGIIPSERELSEHYSVSRVTVRRAIKELVDMGILSKKQGKGTFVSAAPLERKITQTPEVLTFAQMCEAAGKQPGTRVMRVDEIMGDQRDLEFLGLPKGSNLLRIQRVRTADGMPVMLENSLTPIEGFEFLRQGVMREPGIFGLIEENLGRKAGGHVHCSLRIAKADVEMSKQLEVPMGEPLFMELIDLVDSDGKPLLIAKNYVVGSLMVFDF